ACAATTGCTTGCATGCTTATATTAAAGATAACAAAACACTGCCGTCTGTTTCATAGACAAAATCCCCATGGCACTCCGGGACGGGAAGCAATTGGAGCTTATTGGCAGAAAAGAATTACTCTGGGATTGTCTCATAAACATACCAAAATGTGACTCAACATGCACATTTATGTCTGAGCCATTAGGTTTTCAAGATTTCAGAAGGCTAGGTGTCAAATGGTTTGGGCTTGAATGCTAATGTTAAACTTGCAAGAATATGAGAACTACTAAATGTGATTCAAAATACTCACCTATAAGCCTTATAGAAACAGGAAGTTCAGCCTTAAGCAACTTTGAAGCATGCTTCAATATATCCTCAGTCGAGCATATATATTTTTGAGAAGTCACAGCTCTGGTGCGAACCTATCAATTGTAAACTTATTAGAATTAGCAGGATATTGCAGCATAAAAATCACACAAATGATGACACCTAAAACTGAAAACAGTCGAAAGGAAAGAAAAAAAAAAAAAAAAGAACTAGATAGTGCACATATTATGTGAAAGCTAGCCCTATCAGTGGTATGGGAGTACAGCATCAGAACTCCAGAAGTACCTCAAAAGCTGCAGTTTTGAGTTTAAAAGTCAATGTTCGCCCACAAAGGCCCTCCTTTTGCAAGTCAGCCGATAGCATCTCTGCAATCTCAGCTGCAGGTATAGAATACACCTCAGTTTCTGGATTAGTTTACAACATTTTAAATATTAAAGGACACATGTACATCCAATTCTTATGAATGGTTAAGTGGTTGTATACGTTTGGACATAAGGCTAAGGCTACATAGACTTCAGCCAAGACTTGATACTTTTTCTTTTTTTGGGGGTCTGAACTCAAGATTCGAGTACTAACACTAATTTCAACAAAAAAAACCTTTCATATTTCAGTTGAATAATTAGAACTTTGTTACAGTTGACCACGGACCTTGAAATATGCACTCTGGCAAACTGGTAAAGAATAAATGAGCACATGATATTCCTTAGTGAGGATAGTATTAGGCATAATCAATCTACTTCTAATAAAGTTTTTGGGGGATTCATACTTCATTGAGAATAAGTTCAACTACAAACAGGTAATCTCCAATTCATAGAAGGTGGAAATCAAGAGAACATGAGATGTCATTGAAGATAAAGTATAAAAACATAGCATAGGGTCATCCGACTATATACCTAACTTGTGATAGAGAAATGTTTCATCCCCTGTGGCTGAAAAGGTCCTCTCATTACTTATACTTTTCCTCAATCTGGCTTCAGGAGTATCTGTCCTCCCAATGGCAAGTCCCACAGAAAGGAAAAAATCTGCAATGGAAGGGCAGACAATGAGCTACAATCATATGATATGCACAGGAACTACTTTGGATTTTTTAAGGTGAGGCCATGAAGAGATAGGAAGGAATGAGGTACGATATTATATAAGCAAAGGGTCTAAGGTTAGTGAGTACAAGATATTTAGACAAGTTTTTATATATATTAATATATAATTATAAAAAGATGAACAGTATAATGAAATGACAACCTGCCGTAGAATGAGAAAAGAGAGCACAGATATAACTGCTCTTTTGCAGAATCTCCTCGCAAGTACTAATTCCAAGAGCATCCCTTAAAATATATTCAGTGACTTTTCCAATCCCCCCAATCTGTACCACATATTGCATTCAGCATCTTGATCAAAATGCACATTATATAACGAGCTTTAACAAATACAAACATTATATTCTGGAAAACATAATTGTTCAAGAGAAGATTGCAGTGGTACTTTGTATGCTGCAATGATGCATAAAAGTTAGATATACCTTACGTACAGGAAGTGATGATATAAATGTCATCACAGCCATTCGATTGCTTGGTAAAATAAACTGTCCATTTGGCTTGTTTATATCTGAGCAAACCTGAGGAATGAAAAGTGAAGAGTTTTCCCATCAGATAGTCTCAAAAATCAAATTTTGTGCTGATAGTTTTAGCCCAGAAAAAGTACTGAAAATGTCTAACCCCTAAACATGATAAGTATAGAAAGAAGTTCCGTATCAGTGGTAGACAAGTAAAGTGATATGATAACATAGATCAAAGAAATTGACAGCTGCATATGCTTTACTTTTTTGTCAATAGTACCCTTTTCTTTGCAGACATCAGTTACCAGAAGCAAACTCTAACCTTTTCATATGCATGAAATTTATTGGCCCCTATTAATAGGGACCTCAGCTTGAATTGAAGTCATATACTCAAGTGGACAAAGAGACGACTTGCCACACCTTATTTATCAGTAAAGTGAGCTGAAACAGTAAGCCACATTGATCATATGCTGATGCATATGAAGGTAACATCATTCAAGAGTTCTTTCAGATTACCTTAGCAAGTAGACGGTTTGGTGCTACTCCAGCGCTACATGTTAGACCAGTCTCTTCATAAACACCATCTCTGAGTTCTTTGGCAATCTTCATGAAGGAAAAGTTGCAAATGAGATTTTAACACTAAACACTACAGGAGGAAATAAGAATCCAAGTAAAGTATAAGCAATGTGATATCACATGTTGAAGCCCTATACACTCACTTCTTCCCCAGTAGTGTCCCTTTCTTTGCAAACCTCAGTAACATCAAGGTACGCTTCGTCTAAGCTTGCAGCCAGGAAGTTAGGATCATACTTCCGAAACACTAAAAAAAACAGCATGTTACGATTAGAGATACACACTTAACATAAAGAATAATCACTAAAGATCTGCATTTGAGAACTCAAGACCTACCATTTCTAGTTAAATCACTGTAATGAGTGTACTTCTTGAAATCCGTTGGAACAAAAATTAACTCCGGACATAACTTACGAGCAATGAAGCCAGGCATTGCAGCTCGAACCCCAAATCTCCTTGCCTACAAAGTGACCAGACCACATAAGACAACAGCTTCCGATACGAAATCCAATTGTGATGCCACATACAAAAGTACTTGTACCTCATAATTAGCAGTTGAGATCATGGACATACCCCCAACCGCCATTGGCTTGCCCTTCAATGACGGCTCACGTAAAGTCTCGACAGCTGCATAGAAAGCATCCATATCCACATGTATCCAAACCCTCGACAGGTCACGCATTGCTTCCAACTCTGTAATTCTCCTATCAGCAACCTACAAAGACACCAACTTCTACCATAAATAAAAACCAATCCCAATCTTACTAATCAGAGAACAAAAAAAAAAAAAAGACCGGCATTGAATCTACCTTCTGATAGTGAGCCAAATCAGCGGCGGTGAGCTTCGCACACCGAGCACGCATGTTGTCTATCTTCTCCTTAATAAAAGCCTCCTTGCGCTCCTCGTTCTTGAAATACTGCGATCCTTTACTCATTTCATACACTACTCTCTGAACCTTCTCCTTATCCACGCCTTCCATACCTAACAATTTCGAATTACAATACAACAAGACTCGATTACGGATCAACCAGAAAAGTGAATTGGATTCAAATTCTACGAATTCGATTTATCAAACCCTAATATTTAAAGGTAGACATTTTCAAACGATTTTTGGTTGTGATAGTGGAGCCCCGTACCGGCTTTGGCATTGGTGTAGACGGTGTTGTAGGACTGCCACGGCCGAGCAGCGTCGCCGGCGGTTTCTGAGTTGGCCATGGTGGAATCTTTTTCGCTCCAAAAATCTGAACTTCGGAAGAAGAAGAAGAAGAGGGAATGAGAGAATTGGGGTTGTGGAGCAACACTATAAAATTGGGCTGGCCCAATGAATGGCATTACTTGAAATTAGAAATTCTTCTTTTGCAAATACGAAGTGTGTTTAAATTTAAGAATATTATTGCCACAACTTATTTGTGCCTTTTCTGTTTGGTTGGAGCTCTGAAGAACTGATTAGACTGCTTTGGTGGGGGAAACGCTTTTGAAACTGATGAGGCTCGGGAGACATGTAGCAACACTAGAAATGGTCTGATTAGACATTCTCTCACCCGTATTTTTAAATGCTTCAACTGGATTTATAAAAATAAATCATAATAAAAATCACAATTTCAGTAGTGACGGTCTAAAATTATTGCTATGGATCTTAAACTTTCATTAGTCTTAGCTGAGTTTCTAGCATTGTGCCGAGAGATGATCGAAGAGACATCAACACATGTTATATGCAGTCGTCCAATGCAGGCTTAGCCTCCACTTTCTTGTTATATTCCTCGTCCATTAACTTGTACTTCTCCGCTTCCTTGATCATCTTCTCAATTTGCACTTTAGATAACCCTTCTTTATAATCGGAAATTACGATCTTGTTCTTAATACGAAGTCGTTTTTCCTCAACAGAGACAATTAAAATTCCATTGGCATCAATCTCGAAACAAACAATGATTTGAGGTTTCCCTATCGGACCACGAGGAATTCCATGGAGCTCAAAATAACCCAACAATTTGTTTTTTTGGGCTATTGTTTCTTCGCCCTCATACACAGGAAGTATCAAAAATGATTGGTTTGTATATCTAGTTGTGGCAACTTGAGTTTTCTTGGTGGGAATGGTACTATTTTTTTGGATGAAAACACCAAATTCCCTACTCTCAAGCTCTAAACCAAGTGAACGTGGAATTACATCCAACAAGAGTAAGTCCTGCACTTTCTCAATACCACCTCGCAAAACTGCGGCTTGTACGGCAGCACCATATGCAACTGCTTCATCAGGATTGATGCTCTTGCAAAGCTCCTTGCCATCAAATAAATCTTGCAACAGTTGTTGTATCTTGGGAATTCTACTAGATCCACCAACAAGAACAATATCGTGAATAATATTCCTATCCAGTTTGGCATCGGTCACACAGTCCTTCACAATCTTCATACATTTTTCAAAGAGATCCATGTTAAGCTCTTCAAATTTCGCTCTCGTTATTTTAGAGTGGAAGTCAATACCCTCAAATAAAGAATCAATCTCAATGGTGGTTTCAACAGTTGAAGAAAGAACCTGTTTTGCTCACTCACAAGCTGTTCTCAGTTTTCTCATTGCTTTGAAGTCATGTCTGATGTCCTTCTTATGTTTCTTCTGGAACTCTAGCAAAAAATGGCTCACAATTTTATTGTCAAAATCTTCACCCCCAAGATGTGTATCTCCCGCAGTAGCTTTTACCTCAAAAACTTCGTCTTCAATTTTAAGTACGGAAACATCGAAGGTACCACCACCGAGATCAAAGATGAGAACATTATTACCACCAATAGTCGTGGCCTTTTTTTCAAGACCGTATGCAATAACTGCGGCTGTTGGTTCGTTAAGGATACGCATCACATTCATCCCTGCTATCACACTGGCATCTTTTGTAGCCTGTCGTTGAAAGTTATTAAAATATGCTAGGACTGTTATAACAACATCATTGACTATCATTCCAAGGTAGGCCTCTGGAATTTCACGCATCTTACTCAAAACCATTGAAGATATCTCCTTCTGCGGCAAATTGCTTCTCTTCATTTTTGTAGTTTATCACAATCGTAGGCTTGTCACCCACACCACGAACCTTGAAAGGCCATAATTTATCACTCTTGACACATGCATCACTGAATTTCATGCCAATCAATCGCTTCACATCTTAAAGATTGTAAACAAGAGCATATTACATTGGACTCGGATCCTCTCCTCATAGTTGTCTGCTAATATTGCCTCATAAATGAATCTGGACCATACAATCGTAATGGATGGCCAGAATTTCTCTTTCATTCATTTCGTCTATCCCTTCTCTTAAGCAAATTCTCGTCGAGATTTCTCATCTCTCTCTCTCTTGGCAAACTCATAACTAAAAAAAAAAAATTAAAAAATAAATTGGTCGCATAATTCCTACTGCATATAATCATGTACTAGTATATACTACTATGCACTTGCATATGGAGAAGAACAATAGCCCTTCAAAATGGTCAAAGCCAAAGCCAAACTAGGTTTCGTTATCAACTTATCATGACTTCAAATTCAAAAACCCATACCCAACACTACTAGAACCAGTCCTTCTCACAAAGCATAAACCCAGTAAACAATTGAGCAAAGATCATGGCGTTTGGACCAGTCCATCTCACAAAGCATAAACCCAGTAAACAAGCAAAGATCATAGCGCTTTCCAATCGTTGAAGACAAAGACGAAGACCCACCAGCACAATCTTCTTGCTTCATCGATACTACCCTGGCCTCATGGTCACCGCCGTCATCATCTTCTGGGCTCTCCCATTCAGAAGAGAAAGAGATCGTCTGAAATTTGAGAAATGGAAAGGATAAGAATGACGAGACTTTGCCAAAGAGACGACGAGAATTTTCTTAATAACCGAGATAGATGAGGGAATATCTCTAAATGAATGAAAGAGAAATCCTCACCATCCATTTAAATTGAATGGTCCAGATTCATTGAGGCAATATTAGCAGACAACTATGAGGAGAGTCCTATTACATTAGTCTGATGTTTCATTATTTATTAATAGAATCTAACTATCATGAAAGGTATACTCAGAATGGTTTTAACTCTGGTACGTCCAGTGCGGTTACACAATAATGATATACAAAGGTTATCCCAATTCTAAGATAACGTATATAAGAAAGCCTCGTTAAATTTGATTAGTTATATATATGGAGATAATCATAAACATTAAAGTCGATCACATACCAAAAACGGTGTTGATTGGATTGCTATTGACTTGATTCTTTGCAGCATCACCGATCAACCGCCTGGTATCAGTAAAAACAACATAGGACGGTGTCGTTCTGTTTCCTTGATCATTGGCTATGATCTCAATCCGACCATGTTGCCAAACGCCAACACATGAATAAGTTGTTCCCAAATCAATGCCAATAGCCGGAGCCTCACCTTTTGTTGCCATTGTTAATAGAGCTTACCAATGCGTGTGTTACAGAAAACAATTAAGACTGTTAAACGTCTGATCCTTGGTGTATATATAGGGAAAGAACGAAGCAGTTTTCAACTAGGAAAATGCATCCCTAACAACATTAGGAATTATTTTCCAAATCCTTGTTTGAGTTGTATTACCAAATCCTTGCTTGAGTCGGAGCACAAAGTCAGTCCACCGAAAATTTTGCATATTTTGCTTGTTTTGAGAGAGCTACGATTTTGATATATTTGGTTGTTAAAATTATGCAGATTCTAGGGATGGCTAATTTTGGTTCTTGAACGTGTTTCGTCTCCGAATGCGGATTCGAGGAGCTCAGCCGGGTCCTCCAATGCTGCTTCTGCATGGATTGTTCTTGGTGCCAGCACAATTACTTGTAATTGTTTGGGCGAATTACTAATAATTGGTGATTAAGACTTGTTCATCCAAATCTAGCAAATTGATCTCCTAGAAGTTTTGGAAGCTTAAACTAGAGCGATTTCGATTTGTCAACCTAGACTTATGCTGTGATTTTGGTGTTATGTACACTTGGCAGGATGCATATATAGATACTGAAGAGTGTTTAAATTTAAGAATATTCTTGCCACAACTTATTTGTGCCTTTTCTGTTTGGTTGGAGCTCTGAAGAACTGATTAGACTGCTTTGGTAGGGAAAACACTTTTGAAACTGATGAGGATCGGGAGACTGGTTTGTTGGCCCATGAATAATGAACCAGTAATGATGTCTCATGCTATATAAAGACCCTGGAAAGGCTGCGGGCTAAAAAGAGAGAAAAAATTGATGAACTTTAAGAGAAGACAGACCTTGCTCTACTCAACAGCAGAAATTGTTGATACTTGGTTTTGAGTCGATTAACCGTAAGTTACAAGTTCTATAAGCTTGTTGAGGTATTGATTAGATTGAAATTGCACCTTGTTTTTAGTATATACTATTACAGTCTGATTTATCAATTAGATTCTAACCAATATCACATTTGTAATGCAGAACCATCCTCTGAGTGGACCTTGAGACTTATGAGAACATGAGAGCAATTCTGTGGACTCTGAGTGGACCTTGAGACTTATTGGTTGCTCCTGATTCATAACTTATTAATCCTGATTCTTTCGTATTGTACAGCATACCATCCTCCACAAGATATCCAGTCATAGTAAAACAACAGTATGATCCTTAGCATTTCTTTCGATACTAGAGAAATGTCATAATCGATACTAGAAAAGTATGATATAATACTCATTTTGACATTAGAAGCTAGCTATTGACCTTAAATATGAAATTCTGCGCACATATTCGAAAAGCTATTGACGGGTTCTGTGACAATAATAAAAAGCTGAAGACATTTCAGGAAAAGCTTTCATACATAACAGTAGCTACTTGTATATGTTGGTTCATCACAAACAGTATATGTTGGCACAAGAAAAACGGTAAAGCACTTATCTCGAACACACACACTTCAATTTAAAATTAGTAGTAGCAACTTGAAAAAGAATCTATGTGATTCCCTCCGTTAGATAGTCAAGCAGCAGAAGAAAATCTTTGTTGCAATCAGAGAATTTAAATTATACATCCATAGCTCATTCGCAAACTACATTTTAAAACCAAATACACTCTGGATCATAAATGAAGATGCATACAATTTATTTGCGAAGTTAACTATATGGCTTCAATAAAGATTAACTAGTAACACACAATAGTTTAATGAGCACTGAAAGACAAAAGTAAATTGATAATAGATTAGTTCAGGTGGAACAGCTGTGTAAAGCAAATTGGAGAAAACATACAATTTCCTGATTATAATTCCCACAATTTCCACCAAGTCTCTTGTCACTGTAATGCACATCAATTGCCTGCATAGAACGAACATGTTTCACAACACATATTTAAGAGAGCTTGGAAGGAACCAATCAAGTCAAGAACAGCATAATGTAGAAACCAATCATGCAAGTTCAGAGTATTCCGAAAATTGAATATTTATGAAGATTACCTCAAAAGAAATTTATATGGTTTTTGATGCAAAATCATATATCATATAACATCGACAATTGTTATATTCGCATAGATACATGGACAGATATTTATGTTGCTATTGAAGGTGTATGGGGCCGTGGGGGTACCTGGATATAAGCAACATGGCTGCGACGATGACTCCCAATGTGAACAACAATGAACATGTCCAAAACATCCCTGAACAAACTTGTAACTTCTTTGCTGACAAGCCTCCATAGTTACCAATTTGGGGTTTTGGGTTGCAATTTTTTTTTTTTAGTCTTGTCAAGCTAGGAGTTTAGGGTTTTGGTCAAAAAAACCAAGGGATGAAGCCACCACACAACCCAAAAATATCAAAAATTTGCATGAAAACTTCAGAGGGTTCCATCCCCTTCTATCTAAAATAAACATGACTTAACAAAAAGACTTCCTAGACTTCATGTTTTGAAGGAATGAAGGGAATCATTGTACCTATCATCCTATAGCTCAGTTCAACTCCCTAATACAGCAAACTACTTATACAGCGGAATCAAAGTTCCCCTGCCATCAGAAATCCTAATCATCCTTGTTCACATAACTAGAGACATGTGTTGTGAGGCTCCATCTCAAGTTCAGAAAAGGAAAAATCATACCTTAATTGGAAAAACAAAAGGCAACAGCTATCACAAAGTGCAGAAAGAATTAACACAGTACCCCGAAACCATTACCATAATCTTTCATATATGTTGTCTTTATTATTTCAAAATCCTTACACAGCATTGTTTCATAGTCTAGTCTTCCGATAACTCTTTCAGAACCCTAAAACGAATCAAAACCTCATTTTGAGTACAAATGAGGAGAAGAACACCTCAACGAACCGGTGCAGATCTTTATCCGCGGCGGATTCATCAACAGAGTACTGCACATCAAATCAAATCACATAAGAACCTGAAGGAATGAAATTGAATTGAGTTTAGAAATCAAATGAATAAGGGAAAGCGACGGACCTTGTTGAGGACCTAGAGGGAATGAAGGTAAGCACGATTGAAGACGTCGTCGAGAGGTTGGTCTCGCGAAGGTACTTGGCGTAGTAAGGCCTTGAGTCCTTGGGCAACCGCCGCACCAATCTCAAAGCTTTCAACAATTCAACATTTCTCCTCTCTCTCTCTCTTACAGACCTTCCTAGACTTCTCTGGGATTTTTCTCTCTGGAGGCGTCTGGTGACTTGGACTAGATAGGATATATAATGAAATCTTGTTCAAACCTGACAAGATTGGATACGTGGATATCCGGCCTCTTATCAAATACAACATTTGGTAAAGTGTATAATTAGCTGGTTAAGATAAGCCAAAAACAGAGAACCTCAACAATTTTCTTCTTTATTATCATTTTTTTTTCTCTTTTTCTCTCATGTCCGTAATCTAATTTTTTTCCCATTTCTCTTGCCAAGCACAAACAACTGATATAAAAATAAAAATAAAATTGAAATCACTCATAAATCAAGTACAAAATTTACTCTAGTAAATCAAAGTAGACCAAAGCAAACTACAGATGTACTGATCAGCAGAGTTCAAGACAAAAACCAATAGTAAGACAAAAAATTGGGTGATGAACTAAGAAATAAGCTGAGTAATGAACTCCATCTTTTCTCCTCTTTATCAAGAGCGTGGAAAAGCTCAACATAATCAGACATTAGAATCTTCAGTGCTTTGATTCGGTTTGTCGTATAAATGTTTAACTTTAACAGCTTCAATTCTTTTCCAGTTTTCCGGCGAGGAGGGAAAGTGGTCAGAGATGCTGCTGGAGTCTTCTGGGGTGGAGGCGCGCCGTCGCCGGCGCCGAAGGGTGGAGAACGGACGGACGTCCGCACTTTAAGCCGAGTGCGGACGTCCGCTCTACATCCTCTCTGATGATATATATACACACACACACGTATAGTTTGAGAGAGAGAATTACCAGAAAGTACATCATTAGTTACACCATCATTTGCAGGAGGAGCGCACCAAACCCTGCATCCAACAGATACATCATTATAAACAACCAAAATAAGCGTCAGACTTATATATGCCTATCAAAGTGAACACAAATAGAAGCGCTAATCCATACAAATAATACTTTGATCATATGATTAAACAAAGGCTATAGCTCTGGTGAGCCAACTGCTTGTAACCAAAAAACAGCTTATAAACCCACTTTTCTCTTTATACTACTTAGTTATTCGATATACACCAATTGTCATAAGCAAAAGATTTCTTATCAACTTGTACGTTTACACTTCCAGCCATTCAAGAAATTCAAGTTAAAGACAAAAACCAAAGAAGAACCGATTCTTCTGCTTTTTTCTCTAGATATCATAAACCAAACAAATATATCATCCATAACAACAATTGAGAAAGAGAGCTCACCAGAAGATAAACGAATACGTGATGCCATGAGCCCAAATCTGTAAACAATAGAACACAAATCGAATTATTCAAATATTCATATTACCCATGAATTAAATTTCACAATACAACATCAAATTTGAGAGAAAGATTCATTGCGTAGGACTGAAGTTGAATCTCATATAGCTACAAATCAAAAACCACAAACATGAGTTAGCTCTGAAGAAAGCTTACCCGAAAAACAATTCCACGAGATCAGCGACGGTGGAAGACAGTCGGAGGCCGTCGAAAACGATCACTGGAAATTTAATGGAGCAGGTACGATGATGAGATGGTCGTAAATTCGCAGAGGAAGAGAAGCTATGGTAGTTTCGGCTTTTGTTGAACGAAGCTGGATAAATTTTATAACACCTTCTTAACTGGATTTGTAAACCATGTTGTACAGGAATTAAATTTTCCGGCCCAAGCATGTCTGGGCCTCCAAACATATCATGTAGCCAGATTGGAATATTTTAATAAAGTCCGTGTCTTATATCCGGTGTAACAAACACCTCCTCTATGTTTCTTTTTTTCTTTCTTTGAGAAACCACATATATGTTACGGAGACAACGAGA
The window above is part of the Fragaria vesca subsp. vesca linkage group LG2, FraVesHawaii_1.0, whole genome shotgun sequence genome. Proteins encoded here:
- the LOC101292945 gene encoding DNA polymerase kappa-like, with protein sequence MANSETAGDAARPWQSYNTVYTNAKAGMEGVDKEKVQRVVYEMSKGSQYFKNEERKEAFIKEKIDNMRARCAKLTAADLAHYQKVADRRITELEAMRDLSRVWIHVDMDAFYAAVETLREPSLKGKPMAVGGMSMISTANYEARRFGVRAAMPGFIARKLCPELIFVPTDFKKYTHYSDLTRNVFRKYDPNFLAASLDEAYLDVTEVCKERDTTGEEIAKELRDGVYEETGLTCSAGVAPNRLLAKVCSDINKPNGQFILPSNRMAVMTFISSLPVRKIGGIGKVTEYILRDALGISTCEEILQKSSYICALFSHSTADFFLSVGLAIGRTDTPEARLRKSISNERTFSATGDETFLYHKLAEIAEMLSADLQKEGLCGRTLTFKLKTAAFEVRTRAVTSQKYICSTEDILKHASKLLKAELPVSIRLIGLRVSHFEEDKGASSDPTQKTLTDYLLSGDASRKTMGDQISLDSDSIDHRSMHVEESCLFKETHETYPCDHGDPLDGNDCSHVDDLKCTLSGTSEEKEKLDESTSNLSSDKMNSNDIRTEGNVQNGVSLLLRAGYSFLGNSEGSSKDRANSLTSTLEDCPISSSHQKDWLLWVDDYKCSICGIEMPPDFVEERQEHVDFHLAEKLQNEESGIDLRASRPRHRSNGHDIATQAGWWYCHVYLSKHWIFDFKLVLKCP